One genomic region from Leptolyngbyaceae cyanobacterium JSC-12 encodes:
- a CDS encoding hypothetical protein (IMG reference gene:2510094083~manually curated), with protein MAHTFLIQPGRWTMQGHWLERNGMPMSVMGKTLVAWSRDDWFTMVTKLVFPGSDREEISLQYRGRLDMGERQYTFVLQHSLLGRVEGEGWVAQESIVQRYWVLGDRQRRSGFETLYRVDENKYYLSSGIMAGHYLTSTMEATLERQLE; from the coding sequence GTGGCTCATACCTTTTTGATACAGCCAGGACGCTGGACAATGCAGGGGCACTGGCTAGAGCGAAACGGAATGCCAATGTCCGTCATGGGTAAAACTCTGGTAGCCTGGAGCCGAGATGATTGGTTCACAATGGTCACAAAACTCGTTTTTCCGGGCAGCGATCGCGAAGAAATTTCGCTGCAATACCGGGGACGCTTAGACATGGGAGAGCGGCAATATACTTTTGTTCTCCAGCACAGCTTGTTAGGGCGCGTGGAAGGTGAAGGCTGGGTTGCCCAAGAGTCTATAGTTCAGCGGTATTGGGTATTGGGCGATCGCCAGCGCCGTAGCGGTTTTGAAACGCTCTATCGCGTAGACGAAAACAAGTACTACCTCTCGAGCGGCATTATGGCAGGGCATTATCTCACCAGCACCATGGAAGCTACCCTAGAAAGGCAATTAGAGTGA
- a CDS encoding molecular chaperone (IMG reference gene:2510094084~PFAM: Uncharacterised protein family (UPF0075)) — protein sequence MRVIGLISGTSVDGIDAALVEISGSTMDLQVELLTGQTIPYPSALRQQILAVCGGAPLSVAELAELDDAIAEQFANAAIALQKPYAPAQLIGSHGQTVFHRPKQAFKEQGKGNGSNKRPALGYSLQLGRGALIAHLTRIPTVSNFRAADIAANGQGAPLVSKVDACLLGHPHKTSCIQNIGGIGNVTYLPAQTGDRWQDQVLGWDTGPGNSLLDLAVQHLSHGEKSYDENGSWAATGTPAATLVHQWLQHPFFQQAPPKSTGRELFGVEYLHQCLQDCEAWRVTQPADILATLTELTAASIAHSYQTFLPQMPERIFLCGGGSKNQYLNQRLQHHLQPTPVLTTDEIGLNADFKEAIAFAVLAYWRTCNIPGNLPSVTGASQDMLLGEIFSPVS from the coding sequence ATGCGGGTGATTGGTTTGATCAGTGGTACATCGGTGGATGGTATTGATGCAGCCTTGGTCGAAATTTCTGGTTCAACGATGGACTTGCAGGTCGAACTTTTGACAGGGCAAACGATTCCTTATCCTTCCGCGTTGCGTCAACAGATTTTAGCAGTGTGCGGCGGAGCACCCCTTTCAGTGGCAGAACTGGCAGAGTTGGATGATGCGATCGCAGAACAATTTGCCAATGCTGCGATCGCCCTTCAAAAGCCTTATGCTCCGGCACAACTAATCGGTTCGCATGGACAAACGGTCTTTCATCGTCCTAAACAGGCATTCAAAGAACAGGGAAAGGGGAATGGAAGCAATAAACGCCCTGCCCTTGGCTACAGTCTGCAATTGGGGCGGGGTGCTTTGATTGCTCACCTGACTAGGATTCCAACGGTGAGCAATTTTCGGGCAGCAGATATTGCAGCCAATGGTCAAGGGGCACCCCTGGTATCCAAAGTTGATGCCTGCTTGTTAGGGCATCCTCACAAAACAAGTTGTATACAGAACATTGGTGGGATTGGGAATGTCACCTATTTGCCTGCACAAACAGGCGATCGCTGGCAAGACCAGGTGCTGGGCTGGGATACGGGACCTGGTAACAGTTTGCTGGATCTGGCGGTGCAGCATTTATCTCATGGAGAAAAAAGCTACGACGAAAATGGCTCTTGGGCAGCAACCGGAACCCCCGCTGCAACCCTTGTTCACCAATGGCTACAACACCCGTTTTTTCAGCAAGCACCGCCCAAATCAACCGGGCGAGAATTGTTTGGTGTGGAATACCTGCACCAATGCCTGCAGGATTGCGAAGCGTGGAGGGTTACTCAACCTGCGGATATTCTAGCAACGTTAACCGAACTCACCGCTGCCTCGATCGCCCATAGTTATCAAACCTTTCTTCCCCAAATGCCAGAGCGGATTTTTTTATGTGGTGGTGGCAGTAAAAATCAGTACCTAAACCAGCGTCTTCAGCATCACCTGCAACCAACACCAGTATTAACTACGGATGAAATTGGGCTAAACGCCGACTTCAAGGAAGCGATCGCCTTTGCGGTTCTTGCCTATTGGCGAACCTGTAATATTCCTGGGAATTTGCCCAGTGTGACAGGTGCAAGCCAGGACATGCTACTGGGTGAAATCTTCAGCCCAGTGTCATAA
- a CDS encoding PAS domain S-box (IMG reference gene:2510094082~PFAM: Histidine kinase; Histidine kinase-, DNA gyrase B-, and HSP90-like ATPase; GAF domain; PAS fold~TIGRFAM: PAS domain S-box), with product MSDVECSGQLNDSWQPDAAKIALLQARNAELERQLQQCQLQLQQLEAIQPTFAQQILESTSAILYVYDLVEQRNVYVNHQIAEVLGYSPAEIQAMGDQLFINLVHPDDLPRVLEKVRQCFSGKDDDIFEVEYRMRHVSGEWRWLQSRDKIFKRAADGTPQQIIGTAVDISDRKTAEIALRQYEQLVSANPERMSLVDRNYIYRLISESYLPWSGKQRDEIVGHSVSELHGEAVFQSIIKPYLDRCFAGEKVHYEAWFTDANHEPHFLGVSYAPYQEPDGSISGAIVICHDLTDLKRAEVALAESDTFLRSIYNNTQVSLFIVDVLPDGEFRYGGFNPAHEQFTGISTEALYGKTPEEIFPPDFAAAVRQHYQDCVDAGSSITYDEQLVFNQQDTWWITTLTPVRDNQGQIYRIVGSSLNVTDRVERERERERERQKSQLLSEITIKIRQSLNLDEILQTTVNEVQQLLQVDRVLIYRLFPPDWFGVITTEAVSSPNYSMLHQQIVDSCFAANYVERYRQGRISYTHDILEANLQDCHKALLQQFSVRANLVVPLLQDHTLWGLLIAHQCHTPRHWRQDDIYLLQQLANQVSLALDQSQLVESLRQWVAQEQGLNRVIQAVRSSLDLDTVFTLAIAEMAELLQVDRVVIAQYLPERAGWLHIAQHRCNPQMPDCLGIEIPDAENPFAAQLKQLEVVRVNDTSTITDAVNQELAQIAPGAWLLVPIVVNQKVWGSLTLSSQQHQFRWTDGQVELAQAVADQVAIAIQQTTLLQQVQQLNQDLELRVEQRTSQLHLALSAAKMGTWEWDIVTDAVRWSPEIYEFLKYQTNCKGHVLDEAGNLLSPMPTNDLFFARVHPDDRELVYRAELVALQNQQLCEIEFRIVLPDGTLRWFYDRATCILDEHGNPTKLFGVCMDINDRKQIELERQRAEVQLRASLREKEVLLKEIHHRVKNNLQIISSLLNLQADTLPDPHLLDLFRESQRRIKVMAMIHEQLYRSNDLAQIDFAQYVQSLIADLFQSYIPIGLPIRLTHHVDSIELGLDVVIPCGLIINELVSNAIKHAFPDDRAGEVQILFTFNEITNQFLLRICDNGVGLPSDIDIRNTKSLGLQIVCELVGQLEGTLEVIQQAGTMFHITFPRHRMPE from the coding sequence ATGTCAGATGTTGAATGTTCTGGGCAACTGAATGACTCCTGGCAACCAGATGCCGCCAAAATTGCGCTATTGCAAGCCCGTAATGCCGAACTAGAACGACAGTTGCAGCAATGCCAGCTCCAGCTCCAGCAGCTAGAAGCAATCCAACCAACATTTGCTCAACAAATCCTTGAATCCACCTCCGCGATTCTCTACGTCTACGATCTGGTGGAGCAACGCAATGTATATGTTAATCACCAAATTGCGGAGGTGTTGGGCTATTCCCCAGCCGAAATTCAGGCAATGGGCGATCAGTTGTTTATCAATCTAGTTCATCCAGATGACCTTCCTAGAGTTTTAGAAAAAGTCAGGCAATGCTTTTCAGGAAAAGATGACGATATTTTTGAAGTTGAATACCGTATGCGGCATGTCAGTGGTGAATGGCGCTGGTTACAAAGCCGAGACAAAATTTTTAAGCGCGCTGCAGATGGTACCCCACAACAAATAATTGGAACCGCGGTGGACATTAGCGATCGCAAAACTGCCGAAATAGCTTTACGCCAGTATGAGCAACTCGTTTCGGCAAATCCTGAACGTATGTCGCTTGTAGATCGAAACTATATCTATCGCCTGATTAGCGAGAGTTATCTCCCCTGGAGTGGGAAACAACGAGATGAAATTGTGGGGCATTCAGTCAGCGAACTGCACGGTGAAGCAGTGTTTCAATCCATTATCAAGCCCTATCTTGATCGCTGCTTTGCTGGAGAAAAGGTTCACTACGAAGCCTGGTTTACTGATGCTAACCATGAACCACATTTTTTGGGAGTTAGCTATGCTCCCTATCAAGAACCGGATGGCAGTATCAGCGGCGCGATCGTCATCTGCCACGATTTGACTGACTTGAAGCGAGCAGAAGTGGCTCTGGCAGAAAGCGACACCTTTTTACGCAGCATTTACAACAACACTCAAGTGTCTTTGTTCATTGTGGATGTGCTGCCAGATGGGGAGTTTCGCTACGGGGGATTCAACCCTGCCCACGAACAGTTTACAGGCATTTCCACCGAAGCACTGTATGGCAAAACTCCCGAAGAGATATTTCCACCGGATTTTGCCGCTGCTGTTCGTCAGCATTATCAAGATTGTGTTGATGCAGGAAGCAGCATTACCTACGATGAGCAGCTTGTTTTTAATCAGCAAGATACCTGGTGGATCACCACCCTAACACCTGTTAGAGATAACCAGGGACAAATTTATCGCATTGTTGGCAGCAGCCTGAATGTTACAGACCGGGTGGAACGAGAACGAGAACGAGAACGAGAACGGCAAAAATCTCAACTTTTGTCTGAAATTACCATCAAAATTCGCCAATCGCTCAACCTGGATGAGATTCTGCAAACAACAGTCAATGAAGTTCAGCAACTTCTTCAAGTAGACCGGGTCCTGATTTATCGCCTCTTCCCACCTGATTGGTTTGGCGTGATTACAACAGAAGCAGTCAGTTCCCCAAACTATTCAATGCTGCATCAACAAATTGTGGACTCGTGTTTTGCGGCAAATTATGTAGAGCGCTACCGCCAAGGGCGCATCAGTTACACTCATGATATCCTGGAGGCAAATCTTCAAGATTGCCATAAAGCCTTGCTGCAGCAGTTTTCGGTACGGGCAAATTTGGTAGTGCCGCTCTTACAGGATCACACCCTTTGGGGATTGTTAATTGCCCATCAGTGTCACACCCCCCGTCATTGGCGCCAGGACGACATTTATCTATTGCAACAATTAGCTAACCAAGTCAGTCTCGCCTTAGATCAAAGTCAACTGGTTGAATCCTTGCGTCAGTGGGTTGCCCAAGAGCAAGGACTCAATCGGGTGATTCAGGCTGTGCGATCATCCCTTGATCTGGATACTGTATTTACTCTGGCAATTGCTGAAATGGCTGAATTGTTGCAAGTTGATAGGGTAGTGATTGCTCAATATCTTCCAGAACGCGCTGGCTGGCTCCATATTGCGCAGCATCGGTGTAATCCCCAAATGCCTGACTGCCTGGGGATAGAAATTCCCGATGCAGAGAATCCATTTGCTGCACAACTGAAACAGTTGGAGGTGGTGCGAGTCAACGATACAAGCACCATTACTGATGCAGTGAATCAAGAATTGGCTCAAATTGCTCCAGGAGCCTGGTTACTCGTGCCCATTGTTGTCAATCAAAAGGTCTGGGGCAGTTTGACCCTTAGCAGTCAGCAACATCAATTCAGATGGACAGACGGGCAAGTGGAACTGGCTCAGGCAGTAGCAGACCAGGTGGCGATCGCCATTCAACAAACGACCCTGCTCCAGCAGGTACAGCAACTCAATCAAGACCTGGAACTGCGAGTAGAGCAGCGTACCAGCCAGTTACACTTGGCGCTTTCTGCCGCCAAGATGGGCACTTGGGAATGGGATATAGTCACCGATGCAGTGCGCTGGTCGCCAGAGATTTATGAGTTTTTGAAATATCAAACTAATTGTAAAGGGCACGTACTCGACGAAGCCGGAAACTTGCTTAGCCCCATGCCGACGAATGATTTATTTTTTGCACGTGTCCATCCGGATGATCGAGAACTCGTGTATCGAGCAGAGCTAGTCGCATTGCAGAACCAACAACTCTGTGAGATCGAATTTCGGATTGTATTACCGGATGGCACTCTGCGCTGGTTTTATGATCGAGCGACGTGCATTCTAGATGAACACGGAAACCCCACAAAACTATTTGGGGTCTGTATGGATATTAACGATCGCAAGCAGATAGAACTAGAACGTCAACGTGCAGAAGTTCAACTCCGAGCTTCCTTACGAGAAAAAGAGGTGCTGCTGAAAGAAATTCATCATCGTGTCAAAAATAACTTGCAGATTATCTCCAGTTTGCTCAATCTTCAGGCAGATACGCTGCCCGATCCTCACTTGTTAGATTTATTTCGTGAGAGTCAACGCCGCATCAAAGTCATGGCAATGATTCACGAACAGCTTTATCGCTCAAATGATCTTGCCCAAATTGACTTTGCTCAGTACGTTCAGAGCCTGATTGCCGATCTATTCCAATCCTACATTCCAATTGGTTTGCCCATTCGTTTGACGCATCACGTAGATTCTATTGAACTTGGTCTGGATGTCGTCATTCCCTGTGGCTTAATCATCAACGAATTAGTTTCTAACGCAATTAAGCACGCCTTTCCTGACGATCGCGCTGGGGAAGTCCAGATTTTATTTACATTTAACGAAATCACTAATCAGTTCCTTTTGCGCATCTGCGATAATGGGGTTGGTCTTCCAAGCGATATTGATATTCGCAACACTAAATCGCTAGGGCTACAAATCGTGTGTGAGCTAGTTGGACAATTAGAAGGAACACTGGAGGTGATTCAACAAGCAGGCACCATGTTCCATATCACTTTTCCCCGTCATCGAATGCCAGAATGA
- a CDS encoding signal transduction histidine kinase (IMG reference gene:2510094081~PFAM: Histidine kinase-, DNA gyrase B-, and HSP90-like ATPase; Response regulator receiver domain; His Kinase A (phosphoacceptor) domain), with the protein MASKILIVEDEQLIALDIRRQLLKLGYEVIATARDADTAFAALTQEKPDLILLDVVLHGKVDGTEIAAQVQSQYEIPIVFLTAHADEKTLQQAKAAQPFGYLVKPVNSQDLSTAIEIALTRHRAELAIKQALAKEKALLDLKSQFVSMVSHEFRNPLSTLQFSFDLLESYDNANVPPEKRQACLQRGKSAVKQMLQLLQEVMVIGEAESGKLECRPEPLNLLWFCHEVIDAINIQHQDNSPIIHFNVSGIDPTTEPFYYLDIRLLRHILTNLLSNAVKYSPAGSPVIFDLIDDRETLTFRVQDYGIGIPLDDQVRLFESFYRGSNVKQIPGTGLGLAIVNQSVKSHNGTIRVESQVGQGSIFVVTLKSVRA; encoded by the coding sequence ATGGCATCAAAAATATTAATCGTAGAAGATGAACAGTTAATTGCTCTTGATATTAGACGACAATTGCTGAAACTGGGTTACGAAGTGATAGCAACTGCTCGGGATGCTGATACTGCTTTTGCAGCTCTTACCCAAGAGAAACCTGATCTGATCTTGTTAGATGTTGTTCTGCATGGAAAGGTTGATGGAACCGAGATTGCTGCTCAAGTTCAGTCTCAATATGAGATTCCAATTGTGTTTTTAACGGCTCATGCTGATGAAAAAACCCTGCAACAAGCGAAAGCTGCCCAACCGTTTGGTTATTTAGTAAAACCTGTTAATAGCCAAGATTTAAGCACTGCGATTGAAATTGCGCTTACGCGCCATCGGGCAGAATTGGCAATCAAACAAGCTTTGGCTAAAGAGAAAGCACTTCTTGATCTCAAATCGCAGTTTGTTTCGATGGTGTCTCATGAATTTCGCAACCCTCTCAGCACTCTACAATTCTCTTTTGATTTGCTAGAGTCCTACGACAATGCAAATGTCCCGCCTGAAAAAAGGCAAGCCTGTTTGCAGCGAGGCAAAAGTGCAGTCAAGCAAATGCTGCAACTCTTGCAAGAGGTCATGGTAATCGGGGAAGCCGAATCTGGAAAACTAGAGTGTCGTCCAGAGCCTCTTAACCTGCTTTGGTTTTGTCATGAAGTCATTGATGCGATCAACATTCAGCATCAAGATAATTCACCCATTATCCATTTCAATGTCAGTGGTATTGATCCAACAACTGAGCCATTCTACTACCTGGATATCAGGCTGCTGCGCCATATTTTGACCAATCTCCTCTCAAACGCTGTCAAATATTCCCCTGCGGGTAGTCCAGTCATTTTTGATCTGATTGACGATCGCGAAACGCTTACTTTCCGTGTTCAAGATTATGGGATCGGAATTCCTCTTGATGATCAGGTGCGATTGTTTGAGTCCTTCTATCGAGGTAGTAATGTGAAACAGATTCCTGGTACAGGACTTGGACTAGCGATTGTCAATCAATCTGTCAAGAGCCATAACGGTACTATTCGGGTAGAAAGTCAGGTTGGGCAAGGTAGTATCTTCGTCGTCACGCTCAAAAGTGTGAGAGCGTAA